The Glycine max cultivar Williams 82 chromosome 12, Glycine_max_v4.0, whole genome shotgun sequence genome window below encodes:
- the APX2 gene encoding L-ascorbate peroxidase 2, with protein MGKSYPTVSADYQKAVEKAKKKLRGFIAEKRCAPLMLRLAWHSAGTYDVSSKTGGPFGTIKHPSELAHGANNGLDIAVRLLEPLKAEFPILSYADFYQLAGVVAVEVTGGPEVPFHPGREDKPEPPPEGRLPDATKGSDHLRDVFGKAMGLSDRDIVALSGGHTIGAAHKERSGFEGPWTSNPLIFDNSYFKELLSGEKEGLLQLPSDKALLSDPVFRPLVEKYASDEDAFFADYAEAHQKLSELGFAEA; from the exons ATGGGAAAGTCTTACCCAACCGTGAGCGCTGATTACCAGAAGGCCGTTGAGAAGGCGAAGAAGAAGCTCAGAGGCTTCATCGCTGAGAAGAGATGCGCTCCTCTAATGCTCCGTTTGGC ATGGCACTCTGCTGGAACTTACGACGTGAGCTCGAAGACCGGTGGTCCCTTCGGAACCATAAAGCACCCCTCCGAACTCGCTCACGGCGCTAACAACGGTCTTGACATCGCTGTTAGGCTTTTGGAGCCACTCAAAGCGGAGTTTCCTATTTTGAGCTACGCCGATTTCTACCAg TTGGCTGGCGTTGTTGCCGTTGAGGTCACCGGTGGACCTGAAGTTCCCTTCCATCCTGGAAGAGAG GACAAACCTGAGCCACCACCAGAGGGTCGCTTGCCCGATGCCACTAAGG GTTCTGACCATTTGAGAGATGTGTTTGGCAAAGCTATGGGGCTTAGTGACCGAGATATCGTTGCTCTGTCTGGGGGTCACACTATT GGAGCTGCGCACAAGGAGCGTTCTGGATTCGAGGGTCCCTGGACCTCTAATCCTCTTATTTTCGACAACTCATACTTCAA GGAGTTGTTGAGTGGTGAGAAAGAAGGCCTCCTTCAGCTACCTTCTGACAAGGCACTTTTGTCTGACCCTGTGTTCCGCCCTCTTGTTGAGAAATATGCATCG GACGAAGATGCCTTCTTCGCTGATTACGCTGAGGCtcaccaaaagctttctgagctTGG GTTTGCTGAAGCCTAA
- the LOC100801339 gene encoding mitogen-activated protein kinase 3, with protein MAGVNPNGVADFAAVPTHGGQFIQYNIFGNLFEVTTKYRPPIMPIGRGAYGIVCSLLNTETNELVAVKKIANAFDNHMDAKRTLREIKLLRHLDHENVIGLRDVIPPPLRREFNDVYIATELMDTDLHHIIRSNQNLSEEHCQYFLYQILRGLKYIHSANVIHRDLKPSNLLLNSNCDLKIIDFGLARPTLESDFMTEYVVTRWYRAPELLLNSSDYTSAIDVWSVGCIFMELMNKKPLFPGKDHVHQMRLLTELLGTPTEADLGLVKNEDARRYIRQLPQYPRQPLAQVFPHVHPAAIDLVDKMLTVDPTKRITVEEALAHPYLEKLHDVADEPICMEPFSFDFEQQQLDEEQIKEMIYREALALNPEYA; from the exons atggCCGGAGTTAATCCAAACGGCGTCGCCGATTTTGCGGCGGTTCCGACGCATGGCGGACAGTTCATTCAGTACAACATATTTGGAAACCTCTTCGAGGTTACGACGAAGTACCGTCCTCCGATCATGCCTATCGGACGCGGCGCGTACGGAATCGTTTG CTCACTGTTGAATACCGAGACGAACGAGCTGGTGGCTGTGAAGAAGATAGCGAACGCTTTCGACAATCACATGGACGCTAAGCGTACGCTTCGTGAGATTAAGCTTCTTAGGCATTTGGATCATGAAAAT GTAATTGGTTTGAGAGATGTTATTCCTCCACCCTTGCGTAGAGAGTTTAATGATGTCTACATAGCCACTGAACTCATGGATACTGATCTTCACCATATCATTCGCTCCAATCAAAATCTGTCAGAGGAGCACTGCCAA TACTTCTTGTACCAGATTCTTCGTGGGCTTAAGTATATACATTCTGCAAACGTAATCCATAGAGATTTAAAACCAAGCAACCTGCTGCTAAACTCAAACTGTGATTTAAAGATTATTGATTTTGGTCTTGCGAGACCGACTTTGGAAAGTGACTTCATGACAGAATATGTAGTCACAAGATGGTATAGAGCTCCCGAATTGTTGTTGAACTCCTCTGATTACACCTCTGCTATAGATGTGTGGTCTGTTGGTTGCATCTTTATGGAGCTTATGAATAAAAAGCCTCTGTTTCCGGGCAAAGACCATGTGCATCAGATGCGCCTATTGACAGAG CTTCTTGGCACCCCAACTGAGGCTGACCTTGGGTTAGTGAAAAATGAAGATGCAAGAAGATATATCAGACAACTTCCTCAATATCCTCGCCAACCTTTAGCTCAAGTCTTCCCCCATGTTCATCCCGCAGCCATTGATCTTGTTGATAAAATGCTGACAGTTGATCCCACCAAAAGAATTACAG TTGAAGAAGCACTAGCCCATCCATACCTTGAAAAACTGCATGATGTAGCTGATGAACCAATCTGCATGGAGCCATTCTCATTTGATTTTGAGCAACAGCAATTGGATGAAGAGCAAATAAAAGAGATGATCTACAGGGAAGCATTAGCACTGAATCCTGAGTATGCTTAA